The Candidatus Paracaedibacteraceae bacterium genome has a segment encoding these proteins:
- a CDS encoding helix-turn-helix transcriptional regulator, with amino-acid sequence MNRISSANQFAKHIADLRKKSKLSQTDLAIRCGLSRTAIQAIENGKSTIKLDTLLKVLEFLNIGLYINHHLLANDDEKTSN; translated from the coding sequence ATGAACCGTATTTCCTCGGCAAATCAATTTGCAAAACACATCGCAGATTTACGCAAGAAGTCTAAACTCAGCCAAACAGACCTCGCGATTCGTTGCGGGCTTAGCCGCACAGCTATTCAAGCTATTGAAAACGGAAAGTCAACAATCAAACTTGATACCCTATTAAAGGTCTTAGAATTTTTGAATATTGGCCTTTATATTAATCACCACCTACTGGCAAACGATGATGAAAAAACTTCTAATTAA
- a CDS encoding HipA N-terminal domain-containing protein gives MKKLLINFQNTPCAILEELNKLVHYRLTYLPEYTGSGISLTLPVRPEPYEFDTFPPFFDGLLPEGMQLDALLRQKKIDQYDCMSQLAAVGEDLVGAVTVSEIAS, from the coding sequence ATGAAAAAACTTCTAATTAATTTTCAAAACACACCATGCGCCATCTTAGAAGAACTCAACAAACTTGTTCACTACCGACTGACGTACCTTCCGGAATACACCGGATCAGGGATTTCATTAACCCTGCCCGTACGACCTGAACCTTATGAATTTGATACATTCCCTCCGTTTTTCGATGGTTTATTACCGGAAGGTATGCAACTGGACGCTCTTCTTCGTCAAAAGAAAATTGATCAATACGATTGTATGTCTCAATTAGCTGCCGTTGGTGAAGACCTTGTCGGTGCCGTAACAGTGAGCGAGATTGCATCATGA
- a CDS encoding HipA domain-containing protein, whose protein sequence is MTKRCPITYAQLNSDEAIYSKKGLSLLSRNLTTLEDFPYSQEEQIMQARTIAAKMSIQGVQPKLSASLDIHNHTFKITDRGGTFIIKPQNYMWPHLPENEDLTMRLARTIGLNVPLHGLLRCKDGSWSYFIRRFDRPNLKSPFKNKLPVEDFAQLSGATRHTKYNSTMEKVVKIIDQFCTFPALEKEKLFKLTVFNYLVGNEDMHLKNYSIITIDGQTSLSPCYDLLNTTIAMGKQTSEEIALPLNGKKNKLNKSDFLDYFALNRLGLNSNIATMILNDFYRQRESWNTLISNSFLPQEFISEYQNLLKNRSLVFF, encoded by the coding sequence ATGACTAAACGTTGCCCTATTACATATGCACAGCTGAATTCTGATGAAGCAATCTACAGCAAAAAAGGTCTGTCGCTACTCTCCCGCAACCTAACGACACTTGAAGATTTCCCTTACTCTCAGGAAGAACAAATCATGCAAGCTCGTACAATTGCTGCAAAAATGTCTATTCAGGGGGTACAACCAAAACTCAGTGCAAGTCTAGACATTCACAACCATACATTTAAGATAACTGACCGTGGTGGCACTTTTATCATAAAGCCACAAAATTATATGTGGCCCCATCTACCGGAAAATGAAGACTTAACCATGCGTTTGGCCCGTACTATTGGACTTAACGTCCCTTTACATGGCTTATTGCGTTGCAAGGATGGGTCATGGAGTTATTTTATTCGCCGCTTTGATCGGCCAAACTTAAAGTCTCCGTTTAAAAACAAATTACCAGTTGAAGACTTTGCTCAGTTATCTGGGGCAACACGTCATACAAAATACAACAGCACTATGGAAAAAGTTGTAAAAATCATTGATCAATTTTGTACGTTTCCCGCACTTGAAAAAGAAAAACTATTTAAATTAACGGTGTTTAATTATCTTGTCGGAAACGAAGATATGCATCTAAAAAACTATTCAATCATTACGATTGATGGGCAGACAAGTCTATCACCCTGCTATGACTTATTAAACACAACAATTGCCATGGGAAAACAAACCTCTGAAGAAATCGCTCTTCCCTTAAACGGTAAAAAAAACAAATTAAACAAATCTGATTTCTTGGACTATTTTGCGCTCAATCGACTGGGACTAAATTCGAATATAGCAACAATGATCCTTAATGATTTTTACAGACAACGAGAGAGCTGGAACACCCTGATATCAAACAGTTTTCTGCCTCAAGAATTTATATCAGAATACCAAAACCTTTTGAAAAATAGAAGCCTTGTATTTTTCTAA
- a CDS encoding ribose-phosphate pyrophosphokinase, producing MRLVKLLSLSYALITCTIVQAETPHKPVHVKLEAKHDLQEKPFYIITGNANKDLADDIAKELGVEMTPATVKRFNDKEVSIQINQNIRNREIFIVQPTCTTQDGSINDHLMELILMIRAAKRASASKINVVIPYFGYARQDRKTHSRVPISASDIAMILEDAGASRIIAVDLHAGQIQGFFRDIPVDNLAGSIIFAPYVAGLKLENPVIVSPDAGGVERAKLFRDQLDKNGVQSDLAMIIKQRKEAGVVGQANLVGDVKDKDAIIIDDMCDTGGTLVKAAEELKRFGAKRVYACITHPVFSGNAVELIAGSQFDKVITTDTIPLREAVPKNLIQLSVAPMIAEVIRRVKNGDSVSVVFQPKQ from the coding sequence ATGCGTTTGGTAAAATTGTTAAGTCTTAGCTATGCCTTGATCACCTGCACAATTGTTCAAGCTGAAACCCCACACAAGCCGGTTCATGTAAAATTAGAGGCTAAACATGATCTGCAAGAAAAACCCTTTTACATTATAACAGGCAATGCCAATAAAGATCTGGCAGATGATATTGCCAAAGAACTCGGCGTAGAGATGACGCCCGCCACTGTTAAACGCTTTAATGACAAAGAAGTCAGCATCCAAATCAATCAAAACATTCGCAATCGAGAGATCTTCATCGTCCAGCCAACCTGTACCACTCAAGATGGATCCATTAATGATCATTTGATGGAACTGATTCTGATGATTCGCGCAGCAAAGCGTGCCTCTGCGTCTAAAATCAATGTTGTAATCCCTTATTTTGGATACGCCCGCCAAGATCGAAAAACCCATTCGCGCGTTCCAATCTCAGCCTCTGACATTGCAATGATCCTCGAAGATGCCGGGGCATCTCGAATTATTGCTGTTGACTTACATGCGGGTCAAATCCAAGGATTCTTTAGAGATATTCCCGTCGACAACCTTGCTGGATCCATTATATTTGCCCCCTATGTTGCCGGTTTAAAACTGGAAAACCCCGTTATTGTCTCACCTGATGCCGGCGGGGTTGAACGTGCTAAACTTTTTCGGGATCAGCTGGATAAAAACGGTGTACAATCTGACCTTGCTATGATTATTAAGCAACGGAAAGAAGCCGGCGTTGTGGGGCAGGCCAATCTTGTCGGTGACGTGAAAGACAAGGATGCAATTATTATTGACGACATGTGTGATACTGGTGGAACACTTGTCAAAGCAGCCGAAGAACTCAAGAGATTCGGAGCAAAACGCGTCTATGCCTGTATTACACACCCTGTATTTTCCGGAAACGCGGTTGAGCTGATTGCGGGGTCTCAGTTTGATAAAGTCATTACGACAGATACTATTCCATTGCGAGAAGCAGTCCCAAAAAATCTTATACAACTTTCTGTTGCACCAATGATTGCAGAAGTTATTCGCCGTGTTAAAAACGGCGACTCCGTTTCCGTTGTCTTTCAACCTAAACAATAG
- a CDS encoding VacJ family lipoprotein, translating into MKNIKILLLTSVLSLPVYAESSTNDQSDSTEVVQVNDPLEPFNRVIYAVNGVIDGVIIKPLAIAYRLGLPEPVRDGVGNVIRNLKSPITFTNHLLQGEPSRAFTSLGRFFINTTLGILGFFDAATELGLPGEETSFSETLGVWGVNSGPYLIIPVIGPCSFRGVAGMGGDYFMQPYNYYFNGDSHHGDSWVPMAVSGVDAIHQRNLVLETVDDVVANSADPYATFRSAYFQNQDYRIKKLKNKE; encoded by the coding sequence ATGAAAAATATCAAAATTTTACTGTTGACTAGTGTGTTAAGTCTTCCAGTCTACGCAGAAAGCTCAACAAATGACCAATCAGATAGCACAGAAGTTGTCCAAGTAAATGACCCACTTGAACCCTTTAACCGTGTAATTTATGCCGTTAACGGTGTTATCGACGGTGTCATTATTAAGCCCCTTGCCATTGCCTATCGTTTAGGTCTTCCTGAACCTGTACGCGATGGGGTTGGCAATGTGATCCGTAACCTAAAGTCGCCGATTACCTTTACGAACCATCTTTTGCAAGGTGAGCCAAGCCGCGCCTTTACATCTCTTGGTCGCTTTTTCATTAATACAACTCTCGGTATCCTTGGCTTTTTTGATGCAGCAACCGAACTTGGTCTTCCCGGCGAAGAAACATCATTTAGCGAAACGCTTGGTGTCTGGGGCGTAAATTCTGGTCCGTACCTGATCATCCCGGTTATTGGCCCTTGTAGCTTTCGTGGCGTTGCCGGCATGGGTGGCGATTACTTTATGCAGCCTTATAATTACTACTTTAACGGCGACAGCCATCATGGCGACTCTTGGGTTCCAATGGCAGTCAGTGGCGTCGATGCCATCCACCAACGTAACTTAGTTCTTGAAACAGTTGATGATGTGGTTGCCAACTCTGCAGATCCTTATGCGACATTCCGTAGTGCATACTTCCAAAATCAGGATTACCGCATAAAAAAACTTAAGAACAAGGAATAA